A DNA window from Halorubrum sp. DM2 contains the following coding sequences:
- a CDS encoding DUF5827 family protein, whose product MPEPKSAFDATYPCDFYEPAELFEPDQMYTIPEIGRLLQGLEPDTEVDPDTEAVLVDWAVPWVMVHAEDMVVAEPLSEDGPGYYGLATEAGAEQGTDPDADESA is encoded by the coding sequence ATGCCCGAACCGAAGTCGGCGTTCGACGCCACCTACCCGTGCGACTTCTACGAGCCGGCCGAGCTGTTCGAACCGGACCAGATGTACACCATCCCCGAGATCGGCCGCCTGCTTCAGGGGCTCGAACCGGACACCGAGGTCGACCCCGACACCGAGGCGGTGCTAGTCGACTGGGCGGTGCCGTGGGTGATGGTCCACGCCGAGGACATGGTCGTCGCCGAGCCGCTGTCGGAGGACGGCCCGGGGTACTACGGGCTGGCGACCGAGGCGGGGGCGGAGCAGGGGACCGATCCCGACGCCGACGAGTCCGCGTGA
- a CDS encoding DUF2064 domain-containing protein — translation MTVVALLANPPREGLVGTALAESTPLSPAEAADLYEAQFRDAVLAVERSGGELLVNYPAEDELPAEYQTETSAEAELRTLVADTLGGTDGVRFERQVGSSFGARAGNTVTHLLREEGADSVAVVTPTAPLLSRTLVDSAAMKLRTTEVVIGPSTDGRAYYAGFTEPIDFDGAFEAPALPTLAERGRDADRSVDFVEPSPSLETGEDLLDVVPMLRARFAAERVVPDYAAAFVHQHGLDVVVEDGEQRLVRD, via the coding sequence ATGACCGTCGTCGCCCTGCTGGCGAACCCGCCCCGCGAGGGGCTCGTCGGAACCGCGCTCGCCGAGTCGACGCCGCTGTCGCCCGCCGAGGCGGCCGACCTCTACGAGGCGCAGTTCCGCGACGCCGTCCTCGCGGTCGAGCGCTCCGGCGGCGAACTCCTCGTCAACTACCCCGCCGAGGACGAACTCCCTGCCGAGTACCAGACCGAGACGAGCGCGGAGGCGGAGCTGCGGACGCTCGTCGCGGACACCCTCGGCGGCACCGACGGCGTCCGCTTCGAGCGACAGGTCGGGTCCTCGTTCGGCGCGCGCGCCGGCAACACCGTCACGCACCTGCTCCGCGAGGAGGGCGCGGACTCGGTCGCGGTCGTCACGCCGACCGCGCCGCTGCTCTCGCGGACGCTCGTCGACTCGGCGGCGATGAAGCTGCGGACGACCGAGGTCGTGATCGGGCCGTCGACGGACGGGCGGGCGTACTACGCCGGCTTCACCGAACCGATCGACTTCGACGGGGCGTTCGAAGCCCCCGCGCTGCCGACGCTCGCCGAGCGCGGCCGCGACGCCGACCGCTCGGTGGACTTCGTGGAGCCGTCGCCCTCGCTGGAGACCGGGGAAGACCTTCTCGACGTGGTGCCGATGCTCCGGGCGCGGTTCGCCGCCGAGCGCGTGGTCCCCGATTACGCCGCGGCGTTCGTCCACCAACACGGCCTCGACGTCGTCGTCGAGGACGGCGAGCAGCGGTTGGTGCGGGACTGA
- a CDS encoding ATP-binding protein, with protein MSNPALDVVEFVLTTHFYTQDRDLDENDLPPRFRQVFWSADAAEDAPGGVERPLKATDETTRTATGVERPWEAVSDLLFTQRTEFSGEISLTQPAMGLEWYRDRADDDRIAGNPTIVAALEAADELTAPVSHEEARADVRPIQADRVWIDALLGEYFDEDEDAEMLDLVNVRAPEEIETTLADLVLTGDQEGEIQKIVKAIEHREYLAEIGLREIGKLLFVGPPGTGKTTVSRALAHELGLPFVEVKLSMITSQYLGETSKNVEKSFEVAKRLSPCILFIDEFDSVAKTRRSDEHAALKRAVNTLLKSIDEVSLVRDEVLLIGATNHPDQLDAAAWRRFDEIVNFPKPDRDMRADILRVVTKEMKIADFDPEEVADRTSGLTGSDLRMVLREAVLGALTEDRMTITQEDVMAAVEDFEERDNLKNMDMIDGEGAEVLGETGANDAHDHGDHDHDHGDGHEESSADPTRGAEPQGRTQD; from the coding sequence ATGAGTAACCCGGCGCTCGACGTCGTCGAGTTCGTGTTGACGACGCACTTCTACACGCAGGACCGCGACCTCGACGAGAACGACCTGCCGCCCCGCTTCCGGCAGGTGTTCTGGTCGGCCGACGCCGCCGAGGACGCCCCCGGCGGCGTGGAGCGGCCGCTGAAGGCGACCGACGAGACCACCCGTACCGCGACGGGGGTCGAACGGCCGTGGGAGGCGGTCTCCGACCTCCTCTTCACCCAACGCACGGAGTTCTCCGGCGAGATCTCGCTGACCCAGCCGGCGATGGGCTTGGAGTGGTACCGCGACCGCGCGGACGACGACCGGATCGCCGGGAACCCGACGATCGTCGCCGCGCTGGAGGCCGCGGACGAGCTGACGGCTCCCGTGAGCCACGAGGAGGCCAGAGCCGACGTCCGACCCATTCAGGCCGACCGCGTCTGGATCGACGCGCTCCTCGGCGAGTACTTCGACGAGGACGAGGACGCGGAGATGCTCGATCTGGTCAACGTCCGCGCGCCCGAGGAGATCGAGACGACGCTGGCCGACCTCGTGTTGACCGGCGATCAGGAGGGCGAGATCCAGAAGATCGTCAAGGCGATCGAACACCGCGAGTACCTCGCGGAGATCGGTCTCCGCGAGATCGGGAAGCTGCTGTTCGTCGGCCCGCCGGGCACCGGGAAGACGACCGTGTCGCGCGCGCTCGCTCACGAGCTCGGGCTCCCGTTCGTCGAGGTCAAACTCTCGATGATCACGAGCCAGTACCTCGGCGAGACGTCGAAGAACGTCGAGAAGAGCTTCGAGGTCGCCAAGCGGCTCTCGCCGTGCATCCTCTTCATCGACGAGTTCGACTCGGTGGCGAAGACCCGCCGCTCGGACGAACACGCGGCGCTGAAACGCGCGGTCAACACCCTGCTGAAGTCGATCGACGAGGTGTCTTTGGTCCGCGACGAGGTGCTCCTCATCGGCGCGACGAACCACCCGGACCAGCTCGACGCCGCCGCGTGGCGGCGGTTCGACGAGATCGTCAACTTCCCCAAGCCGGACCGAGACATGCGCGCCGACATCCTCCGCGTGGTGACGAAGGAGATGAAGATCGCCGACTTCGACCCCGAGGAGGTCGCCGACCGGACGAGCGGACTCACCGGCTCTGACCTCCGCATGGTGCTCCGGGAGGCCGTCCTCGGCGCGCTCACGGAGGACCGGATGACGATCACGCAGGAGGACGTGATGGCGGCCGTCGAGGACTTCGAGGAGCGCGACAACCTGAAGAACATGGACATGATCGACGGCGAGGGGGCCGAGGTGCTCGGTGAGACGGGGGCGAACGACGCCCACGACCACGGCGACCACGATCACGATCATGGCGACGGTCACGAGGAGAGTTCGGCGGACCCGACTCGCGGTGCGGAGCCGCAGGGTCGAACGCAGGACTGA
- the sod gene encoding superoxide dismutase: protein MSYELDPLPYDYDALEPHISEQVLEWHHDTHHQGYVNGWNSAEETLEENRESHDFSSSGGAIRNVTHNSSGHILHDLFWQNMSPEGGDEPEGALADRIAEDFGSYEAWKGEFEAAAGNASGWALLVYDTFSNQLRNVVVDKHDQGAIWGGHPILALDVWEHSYYHDYGPARGEFVDNFFEVVDWNEPSTRYEQAVELFE, encoded by the coding sequence ATGAGCTACGAACTCGATCCTCTTCCGTACGATTACGACGCGCTGGAACCGCACATCTCCGAGCAGGTGCTCGAATGGCATCACGACACCCATCATCAGGGGTACGTCAACGGCTGGAACTCGGCCGAAGAGACGCTCGAAGAGAACCGTGAGTCCCACGACTTCTCTTCGTCCGGCGGAGCCATCCGCAACGTGACCCACAACTCCTCGGGACACATCCTCCACGACCTGTTCTGGCAGAACATGTCGCCGGAGGGCGGCGACGAGCCCGAGGGCGCGCTCGCGGACCGCATCGCCGAGGACTTCGGCTCGTACGAGGCCTGGAAGGGCGAGTTCGAAGCCGCAGCGGGCAATGCGAGCGGCTGGGCGCTTCTGGTGTACGACACGTTCTCGAACCAGCTTCGCAACGTCGTGGTCGACAAACACGACCAGGGCGCTATCTGGGGCGGTCACCCGATTCTCGCGCTGGACGTCTGGGAGCACTCCTACTACCACGACTACGGTCCGGCTCGCGGCGAGTTCGTCGACAACTTCTTCGAGGTCGTCGACTGGAACGAGCCGTCCACGCGGTACGAGCAGGCCGTCGAGCTGTTCGAGTAA
- a CDS encoding DUF1684 domain-containing protein, with product MAASERDDDWAAQVEARREAKAKQFRESARSPLPVSMRGDAFPGLDYFEPDPAYRFVLPLHEHDETETVTVETTAGGEQTYRRWGEFRFAVDGESVTLQAYRPAGDEDRLWVPFRDATSGEETYGAGRYLDLEPDRDRVDGEWVVDFNVAYNPTCAYNHAYECPLVPGENWLDVPIRAGEKDFPGEPAGADH from the coding sequence ATGGCCGCGAGCGAGAGAGACGACGACTGGGCGGCGCAGGTCGAGGCGCGGCGGGAGGCGAAGGCGAAACAGTTCCGCGAGTCGGCGCGGTCGCCGCTGCCCGTCTCGATGCGGGGCGACGCGTTCCCGGGGCTCGACTACTTCGAGCCGGACCCGGCGTACCGGTTCGTCCTCCCGCTTCACGAACACGACGAGACCGAGACGGTGACCGTCGAGACGACGGCGGGCGGCGAGCAGACGTACCGCCGGTGGGGCGAGTTCCGCTTCGCGGTCGACGGCGAGTCGGTGACGCTTCAGGCGTACCGCCCGGCCGGCGACGAGGACCGCCTGTGGGTGCCGTTCCGCGACGCGACCAGCGGCGAGGAGACCTACGGCGCGGGGCGGTACCTCGATCTGGAGCCCGATCGCGACCGCGTCGACGGCGAGTGGGTGGTGGACTTCAACGTCGCGTACAACCCCACGTGCGCGTACAACCACGCCTACGAGTGCCCGCTCGTGCCGGGCGAGAACTGGCTCGACGTCCCGATCCGGGCCGGCGAGAAGGACTTCCCCGGGGAGCCGGCCGGCGCGGACCACTGA
- a CDS encoding 4a-hydroxytetrahydrobiopterin dehydratase has protein sequence MSSPLADEPVEPAGDDAEPLEGDEYAEHFAELGDAWEVVDDHHLEASYEFPDFETALAFTNEIGELAEREWHHPDIALSWGEVGVEIWSHEVGGLTRADFVMAAKMDRLYVDAEA, from the coding sequence ATGTCCTCACCGCTCGCGGACGAGCCGGTCGAGCCGGCCGGCGACGACGCGGAGCCGCTCGAAGGCGACGAGTACGCCGAACACTTCGCCGAACTCGGCGACGCGTGGGAGGTCGTCGACGACCACCACTTGGAGGCGAGCTACGAGTTCCCCGACTTCGAGACCGCGCTGGCGTTCACGAACGAGATCGGCGAACTCGCCGAACGGGAGTGGCACCACCCCGACATCGCGCTGTCGTGGGGCGAGGTCGGGGTCGAGATCTGGAGCCACGAGGTTGGCGGGCTCACCCGCGCCGACTTCGTGATGGCGGCGAAGATGGACCGCCTGTACGTCGACGCCGAGGCGTGA
- a CDS encoding DUF6149 family protein, with product MKIRQNIRHWAAKKALTTPVVGDVANDKLVDLHTSIFLNKADEDRREERRDHLDSFFDATMDTYVAALEAGFPEAEAREITHVQANFDFFNHGWTEMMEIPGDELEAHYRRYEEFFSEYGITIDDPLGEFCPAGGVVEAPETPEKLDEPEYENALAGFADDVYVETDEGETVVGGDTEEPDEVDAATAPGLDEDEASA from the coding sequence ATGAAAATCCGGCAGAACATCCGTCACTGGGCCGCGAAGAAGGCGTTGACCACGCCGGTCGTCGGCGACGTCGCCAACGACAAGCTCGTCGACCTCCACACGAGTATCTTCCTCAACAAGGCCGACGAGGACCGCCGCGAGGAGCGCCGCGACCACCTCGACAGCTTCTTCGACGCGACGATGGACACGTACGTCGCCGCCTTAGAGGCGGGCTTCCCGGAGGCGGAGGCCCGCGAGATCACCCACGTCCAGGCGAACTTCGACTTCTTCAACCACGGCTGGACGGAGATGATGGAGATCCCGGGCGACGAGCTGGAGGCCCACTACCGCCGGTACGAGGAGTTCTTCTCCGAGTACGGGATCACGATCGACGACCCGCTGGGCGAGTTCTGTCCGGCCGGGGGCGTCGTCGAGGCACCCGAGACGCCCGAGAAGCTCGACGAACCCGAGTACGAGAACGCGCTGGCCGGCTTCGCCGACGACGTGTACGTCGAGACCGACGAGGGCGAGACCGTCGTCGGCGGCGACACGGAGGAGCCGGACGAGGTCGACGCCGCGACCGCGCCCGGACTCGACGAGGACGAGGCGAGCGCCTGA
- a CDS encoding TspO/MBR family protein produces the protein MATTATSRLPDRRDALLIAAAAVGVNLIGALGVPFTTARSAWFASLELPAFYPPSWAFGVVWPILYALLGAAAALVYLAGRDGAASARWVRTALALFGVQLVVNVAWSPVFWGLERADLGLVVLVALLPLVVATIVAFDRVDRRAAALVVPYLAWVCFATALNYAIWALN, from the coding sequence ATGGCAACGACCGCGACCTCCCGGCTACCGGACCGACGCGACGCCCTCCTCATCGCCGCCGCGGCGGTCGGGGTCAACCTGATCGGCGCGCTCGGCGTCCCGTTCACGACCGCCCGGAGCGCCTGGTTCGCGTCGCTCGAACTCCCGGCGTTCTACCCGCCGAGCTGGGCGTTCGGCGTCGTCTGGCCGATCCTGTACGCGCTGCTCGGCGCGGCGGCCGCGCTCGTGTACCTCGCCGGCCGCGACGGCGCGGCGTCGGCGCGGTGGGTGCGGACCGCGCTCGCGCTGTTCGGCGTTCAGCTCGTCGTCAACGTCGCGTGGTCGCCGGTGTTCTGGGGGCTCGAACGCGCCGACCTCGGTCTCGTCGTCCTCGTCGCCCTCCTTCCCTTGGTCGTCGCGACGATAGTCGCCTTCGATCGCGTCGACCGGCGGGCCGCGGCGCTCGTCGTCCCGTACCTCGCGTGGGTCTGTTTCGCGACCGCGCTCAACTACGCCATCTGGGCGCTCAACTAG
- a CDS encoding BtpA/SgcQ family protein codes for MEFESTFGTAAPLLGMVHLPPLPGAPRAPDDGRRAMAAAVDRATSDARALDRGGVDGIVIENFGDAPFYPDEVPPHVVAAVTRAATAVAAETDLPLGINILRNDAEAALSVAAAVDADFVRVNVHTGARVTDQGIVQGRAHETLRLRDRLGVDVGVFADTDVKHSAPLTPEGYTAESFADTAERGLADAVIASGSGTGEAVDRDALDAVVAERERHGLDTPVLVGSGVTSETVGDLLGVADGAIVGTALKRGGETTAPVDADRVADLVAAADAVR; via the coding sequence ATGGAGTTCGAATCCACTTTCGGCACGGCCGCGCCGCTGCTCGGGATGGTCCACCTCCCGCCGCTGCCGGGCGCGCCCCGAGCGCCCGATGACGGCCGGCGGGCGATGGCTGCCGCGGTCGACCGGGCGACGAGCGACGCGCGGGCCCTCGACCGCGGCGGCGTCGACGGGATCGTGATCGAGAACTTCGGCGACGCGCCCTTCTACCCCGACGAGGTCCCGCCCCACGTCGTCGCGGCCGTGACGCGCGCCGCGACCGCCGTCGCCGCGGAGACTGACCTTCCACTCGGGATCAACATCCTCCGCAACGACGCCGAGGCCGCGCTGTCCGTCGCCGCCGCGGTCGACGCCGACTTCGTCCGCGTGAACGTCCACACCGGTGCTCGCGTCACCGATCAGGGGATCGTTCAGGGGCGCGCCCACGAGACGCTCCGCCTGCGCGACCGCCTCGGCGTCGACGTCGGCGTCTTCGCCGACACCGACGTGAAACACTCCGCGCCGCTGACCCCGGAAGGGTACACCGCCGAGTCGTTCGCCGACACTGCCGAGCGCGGCCTCGCCGACGCCGTGATCGCCTCCGGATCCGGGACCGGCGAGGCGGTCGATCGTGACGCCCTCGACGCGGTCGTCGCCGAACGCGAGCGTCACGGCCTCGACACGCCGGTCCTCGTCGGCAGCGGCGTCACGTCGGAGACGGTCGGCGACCTGCTCGGCGTCGCCGACGGCGCGATAGTCGGAACCGCGCTCAAGCGGGGCGGCGAGACGACCGCGCCGGTCGACGCGGACCGCGTCGCGGACCTCGTCGCGGCCGCCGACGCAGTTCGGTGA
- a CDS encoding class I SAM-dependent methyltransferase, with the protein MYGLGDVAFFDRVAPLYDLAMPPADGAALAAGLDHATRPIERLLDVGGGSGRAAAALTGPEITVVDASVEMLSRARRVRGLDGLAADAGRLPFRDASVDAVTVVDAFHHLPDHEAALAEAARVLAPGGALVVREFDPDHPLGRLLVAGEHAIGMDSRFLTPDDLAAAMDAVGLDPRIVDRGFGYTVAGVRR; encoded by the coding sequence ATGTACGGACTCGGCGACGTGGCGTTCTTCGACCGCGTGGCCCCGCTGTACGACCTCGCGATGCCGCCGGCGGACGGCGCGGCGCTGGCCGCCGGCCTCGACCACGCGACGCGTCCGATCGAGCGCCTCCTCGACGTCGGCGGGGGGTCGGGACGGGCGGCGGCCGCGCTGACCGGCCCGGAGATCACGGTCGTCGACGCCTCCGTCGAGATGCTCTCGCGGGCGCGTCGCGTCCGCGGGCTCGACGGTCTCGCAGCCGACGCGGGGCGGCTGCCGTTCCGAGACGCGAGCGTCGACGCGGTGACCGTCGTCGACGCGTTCCACCACCTGCCGGACCACGAGGCCGCGCTCGCGGAGGCGGCCCGCGTACTCGCGCCCGGCGGCGCGCTCGTCGTCCGCGAGTTCGACCCCGACCATCCGCTGGGGCGACTCCTCGTCGCCGGCGAACACGCGATCGGCATGGACTCGCGGTTCCTGACTCCGGACGACCTCGCGGCCGCGATGGACGCCGTCGGCCTCGATCCCCGCATCGTCGACCGCGGATTCGGCTACACGGTCGCCGGGGTTCGGCGGTGA
- a CDS encoding ATPase: MSGEPSDSPVYLVAGGSRVDAGKTTFSAGLVTHLAERAGDAVGVKPRAGNDFWFDHDDYRIATDSGRLYGKDARKLAAASTRTLATVDDPSSSPSAVAPESINPVHRLWRPTPGRTGMLGDADRTFLCDRVTTDSGTRFVVNAAAEAAGLLPDALTERLPLDDATRVRDIPAFNDVMAEAHLPAIERLAARVARTPVPVVVESYADVAGTLPRDGPVAPDAVAVVDPGRARIYAGDRYAKARAVAAGSPREGSREEHVDAVTEMIEPVATASLPALSGEVRGDPDRVASRYESAYEALVGAVED, from the coding sequence GTGAGCGGGGAGCCGTCCGACTCGCCGGTGTACCTCGTCGCCGGCGGGTCCCGCGTCGACGCCGGGAAGACCACCTTCTCGGCTGGGCTGGTCACGCACCTCGCCGAGCGCGCGGGCGACGCGGTCGGCGTCAAACCCCGCGCGGGCAACGACTTCTGGTTCGACCACGACGACTACCGGATCGCGACCGACTCGGGCCGCCTCTACGGCAAGGACGCGCGAAAACTGGCGGCCGCGAGCACCCGCACGCTCGCGACCGTCGACGATCCGTCGTCGTCGCCCTCGGCAGTCGCGCCCGAGTCGATCAACCCCGTCCACCGGCTCTGGCGGCCGACGCCGGGGCGGACCGGGATGCTCGGCGACGCGGACCGCACCTTCCTCTGTGACCGCGTGACGACCGACTCCGGGACGCGGTTCGTCGTCAACGCCGCCGCCGAGGCGGCGGGGCTGCTCCCCGACGCGCTCACCGAGCGGCTCCCCCTCGACGACGCGACCCGCGTGCGCGACATCCCGGCGTTCAACGACGTGATGGCCGAGGCGCACCTCCCCGCGATCGAACGCCTCGCGGCGCGCGTCGCGCGGACGCCGGTCCCCGTCGTCGTCGAGTCGTACGCCGACGTGGCGGGGACGCTCCCGCGCGACGGGCCGGTCGCGCCCGATGCCGTCGCGGTCGTCGACCCCGGCCGCGCTCGGATCTACGCGGGCGACCGGTACGCGAAGGCCCGCGCGGTCGCCGCCGGCAGCCCGCGCGAGGGGAGCCGCGAGGAACACGTCGACGCCGTGACGGAGATGATCGAACCGGTCGCGACCGCCTCGCTCCCAGCGCTGTCCGGCGAGGTTCGAGGGGATCCCGACCGCGTCGCGTCTCGGTACGAATCGGCGTACGAGGCGCTCGTCGGTGCGGTCGAGGACTGA
- the idi gene encoding isopentenyl-diphosphate Delta-isomerase, whose protein sequence is MSSEDATASGDPAGDGAAETGDTGDTDHENALQDVIAVDPDDVAQGTVNRLDAHTGDGIRHRAFTCLVFDRDGRILLAQRAPDKRLWDGHWDGTVASHPVEGQSQEDATEQRLEEELGISPDQYDDLRVTDKFEYKRYYPNEGVEWEVCAVLKVTLDDTGLDPDDDEIGGMLWADYDHLHENPALYRQLRLCPWFEIAMRRDFA, encoded by the coding sequence ATGAGTTCCGAAGACGCGACCGCGTCGGGCGACCCCGCCGGCGACGGCGCGGCAGAGACCGGCGACACGGGCGACACGGACCACGAGAACGCGCTTCAGGACGTTATCGCCGTCGACCCCGACGACGTCGCGCAGGGCACGGTGAACCGGCTCGACGCGCATACGGGCGACGGGATCCGTCACCGCGCGTTCACCTGCCTCGTCTTCGACCGGGACGGCCGGATCCTGCTGGCCCAGCGCGCGCCCGACAAGCGCCTGTGGGACGGTCACTGGGACGGCACGGTCGCCTCTCACCCGGTCGAGGGGCAGTCGCAGGAGGACGCCACCGAGCAGCGCCTCGAAGAGGAGCTCGGCATCTCGCCCGACCAGTACGACGACCTCCGGGTGACGGACAAGTTCGAGTACAAGCGCTACTACCCCAACGAGGGCGTCGAGTGGGAGGTCTGTGCGGTGCTGAAGGTCACCCTCGACGACACCGGCTTGGACCCCGACGACGACGAGATCGGCGGCATGCTGTGGGCCGACTACGACCACCTCCACGAGAACCCGGCGCTGTACCGGCAGCTCCGGCTCTGCCCGTGGTTCGAGATCGCGATGCGGCGCGACTTCGCCTGA
- a CDS encoding AI-2E family transporter, with translation MNRGQSFLLLLMGAVALLTLFVILPFIEYVIASAILAFVLYPFHRRLTRRLQTRVSKRFGEMLSALTLILSAIVAVILPLAYITWVFVRDLTAIAAGDTTIDVAAIEAEIAALTGQNPEIGETLQTVGQQLAQTLFGGFSGILTTAVRASVGLSLALFLVYYALIDGPAFVKWIRAASPLPSDVTADLVERVNVMTRGVVIGHIVVALLQAFIAGLGLWATGIPNVVFWTFVMAVLALLPLIGAFFVWGPAAAYLVIVDQVTAGVFLAVYGVAVIAMVDNYARPLVIDQQAHLNPAIILLGVFGGIYSVGFTGLFVGPIVIGVLAATLETFREDYDAI, from the coding sequence ATGAACCGCGGGCAATCGTTCCTCCTGCTTCTGATGGGCGCGGTCGCGCTCCTGACGCTCTTCGTCATCCTCCCGTTTATCGAGTACGTGATCGCCTCGGCGATCCTCGCGTTCGTCCTCTACCCGTTCCACCGGCGGCTGACCCGCCGGCTCCAAACGCGGGTCTCGAAGCGGTTCGGCGAGATGCTCTCGGCGCTGACGCTCATCCTCTCTGCTATCGTCGCCGTGATCCTCCCGCTCGCGTACATCACGTGGGTGTTCGTCCGCGATCTCACCGCGATCGCCGCCGGCGACACGACGATCGACGTGGCGGCGATCGAAGCCGAGATCGCGGCGCTGACCGGGCAGAACCCGGAGATCGGTGAGACACTCCAGACCGTCGGGCAGCAGCTCGCCCAAACGCTGTTCGGCGGCTTCAGCGGTATCCTCACGACGGCGGTCCGCGCCTCGGTCGGGCTGTCGCTCGCGCTGTTTTTAGTCTACTACGCGCTCATCGACGGCCCGGCGTTCGTCAAGTGGATCCGCGCGGCGAGCCCGCTGCCGTCGGACGTCACCGCCGACCTCGTCGAGCGCGTCAACGTGATGACGCGCGGCGTCGTCATCGGGCACATCGTCGTCGCGCTGCTTCAGGCCTTCATCGCCGGGCTGGGGCTGTGGGCTACGGGGATCCCCAACGTGGTGTTCTGGACGTTCGTGATGGCCGTGCTGGCGCTGCTCCCGCTCATCGGCGCGTTCTTCGTGTGGGGACCGGCGGCCGCGTACCTCGTGATCGTCGACCAGGTGACCGCCGGCGTGTTCCTCGCCGTCTACGGCGTCGCGGTGATCGCGATGGTCGACAACTACGCCCGCCCGCTCGTCATCGACCAGCAGGCGCATCTCAATCCCGCGATCATCCTGCTCGGCGTGTTCGGCGGCATCTACTCGGTCGGGTTCACCGGCCTCTTCGTCGGTCCCATCGTGATCGGCGTGCTCGCGGCCACGCTGGAGACGTTCCGCGAGGACTACGACGCAATCTGA
- a CDS encoding GNAT family N-acetyltransferase, giving the protein MEYALVCRPGEGATLRLDYRAFAYAGKFVVGAPGKSVIRTPDRGPAAPDWTPSESLPDTVDPEAFETDVIAAVSFSPDRTDPDCCRLRYVTVHAARRGEGIGPRLIDETVADLAADGFDRVKIAVNNPFAYEACHKCGFGYTGERTGLAELELARPAATPARVDPERYRDGMAAFRETDAELSRAERRFVAERLERGPPAVDADGTGSEDPR; this is encoded by the coding sequence ATGGAGTACGCGCTCGTGTGTCGCCCCGGCGAGGGCGCGACCCTGCGGCTCGACTACCGGGCGTTCGCGTACGCCGGGAAGTTCGTCGTCGGCGCGCCGGGCAAGTCGGTGATCCGGACGCCGGACAGGGGCCCGGCCGCGCCCGATTGGACGCCGAGCGAGTCGCTGCCGGACACGGTCGATCCCGAAGCGTTCGAGACGGACGTGATCGCGGCCGTCTCCTTCTCGCCCGACCGGACCGACCCCGACTGCTGCCGGCTCCGGTACGTCACGGTCCATGCCGCTCGGCGCGGCGAGGGAATCGGGCCGCGGCTGATCGACGAGACGGTCGCCGATCTGGCCGCCGACGGGTTTGACCGAGTAAAGATCGCCGTGAACAACCCGTTCGCCTACGAGGCGTGCCACAAGTGCGGCTTCGGATACACCGGCGAGCGGACCGGACTCGCCGAACTGGAACTGGCGCGGCCGGCCGCGACGCCCGCCCGCGTCGACCCCGAGCGATATCGCGACGGAATGGCGGCGTTCCGCGAGACGGACGCGGAACTGAGCCGCGCCGAGCGTCGGTTCGTCGCCGAGCGACTGGAACGCGGCCCGCCGGCGGTCGACGCGGATGGGACGGGAAGCGAGGATCCGCGCTAG